ACGTGCCTTCCTTCGCCATGTTCTGCAGGAACTGGATGTGCGCGATCTGCAGCGGCTTGTTGAATTCGAGCACAGCGTTGGTGCCATCGAAGCCATTATTCTCCGATGCAAACGGCAAGCCGTGCCACGCACTGTAGTTCTCCAACTGAATCCAGCTCTGCCAGCCCGACGAATAACCGCACATGCCGATCGCCTTCAGCTTCTTCGCATCGGCTTCGAGTTCGCTCCAGGTTTTCGGCGGCTGGGTCGGATCGATGCCGGCTTTCTTGAACGCGTCCTTGTTGTAATAGAGGACAGGTGTCGAGCTGTTGAATGGCATCGAAATCAGGTGACCGGTTTTCGAGTCGCTGTAGTAACTGGCAATGGTCGGTACGAATGCCTTTTCGTCGAGCGGGACGCCGGCTTGCTTGAAGACGTCGGAGACCGGAATGACGGCCTTCTTGGCCTGGATCATCGTGGCCGTGCCCACTTCGTACACCTGCAGGATCGCCGGCGCGTTGCCGCTGCGATACGCGGCAATGCCCGCAGCCATCGTCTGGTCGTAGCTGCCCTTGAAGACCGGCACGATCTTGTAATCGCTTTGCGACGCGTTGAAGTCGTTTGCGATGTCGTTCACGCGCTCGCCGAGCGCGGATTCCATCGCATGCCAGAACTGGATTTCGGTGGCGGCCTGCGCCTGACTGGCGCCAAACGCGAATACGGCGGCAATGGAAACGGCGCCGGCCAGCAGCTTGCGACTACTCATGAGTAACCTCTCCTTGAACCCCGGTGGAGTTTTTTTTGGTGGGACAAACGCGGAACGCGCCTGGAAACGCGGGATTCTAATTGTCGTCTATGACGAATAGACGTCCGTATTCTTTTAATGCGTATCGATCCGTCATGCCCGCGATGTAATGCGCGATCAGGCGCGCTTGCGTGCTGCCCGAAGCAGTCTCGCTACCGCGGGGGTCGTTGGCCGACTCCTCCGCGATCGGTCCGCGCGCCTGGTAAGCCGGCGGCAGCAGACGCGGGTCGTCGTTGAACGCCTTGAACAGCCCGCTCACCACGAGGCCCGCTTTGTTAGCCATCCGCATGACCTGGTAGTGGCGATACAGGTTCTTGTAAAGGAAGCGCTTGAGTTCAGTCGCCTGGGCGGCAACTGTCTCACTGTGCGTGACCAGCGCCGGAGCGTCGCGCACGTCATCGACGGACTGCGGATTGAGCCGCGCCAGGTTCTCGCTCGTCGACTCGATCAGATCCACGATCAACGTATTGATGATCCGGCGGATGGTCTCGTGAATCAGTCTTCGCCCTTCAATATTCGGATACTCGCCGCGCGCTGCTTCGTAGTGCGTTTGCCATAACGCGACGTCTGCGAGTTGGTCGAGGGTGATAAGGCCGGAGCGCAGGCCGTCGTCGACATCATGATTGTTGTACGCGATTTCGTCGGCTACGTTCGCGATCTGGGCTTCTATCGACGGTTGCTTGCGATTCAGAAAGCGCTCGCCCAACGCCCCGAGCTGCAGCGCGTTTTCACGCGAGCAGTGTTTGAGAATGCCTTCGCGGGTTTCAAAGCAAAGATTCAGGCCGTCGAACGCGCCGTAGTGTTCTTCGAGTTCATCGACGACCACAAGGCTTTGCAGGTTGTGCTCGAAACCGCCGTGATCGCGCATGCATTCATTCAGTGCATCCTGTCCGGCATGACCAAACGGCGTATGACCAAGATCGTGCGCCAGCGAAATTGCTTCGACCAGGTCCTCGTTCACGCGCAGGTTACGCGCCACGGAACGGGCAATCTGCGCAACTTCCAGGCTGTGCGTCAGGCGCGTGCGAAACAGGTCGCCCTCGTGATTCACGAAAACCTGCGTCTTGTATTCGAGACGGCGGAACGCCGTGGAGTGAACAATGCGATCACGGTCGCGCTGGAACTCGGTGCGCGCAACGGGTGGTTTTTCTTCGAAGCGACGGCCACGCGACTCGGCCGAATGCGCGGCATACGGCGCAAGATGCGCCTCAAGCGCAAAGGACGTCGGCGTGATGCTGGAAAACTGGAATGTCTTGTCGCTCACCGGCTGCTCCGAATCGTCGTTGCGTGGTTGTTTCGTTGTTTCTGCTTGGGTATTGGCCTGGTCTGGCTTGGTCGTATTTTTCGCGGCAACGGCTTTGCCTCGACGTAGCGCCAGCTTGAGCCAGCGCGACGCCAAATTCTTTCTGGCTCTCGCTGCTTGGCGCTTGCTCGGAATCACGGTTGCCTTTTTCATGGCGACGGCCCGCGCCTCAAAACAGCGTCGACGAAGCCGGCGCGAGTAGCTTCAACATCTGGAATGTCTTGCGGCTCACCTGTTGCCGTGAGCGACGGTGTTCTTCGCCGCCGTGGCTACGGACGACATGCAGCGCATTGGTGAACGCGGACGTCTCGCGACTGACCTTCGTCGCAACAACTACTGCGGAACGCAGCCGCTCAGACGCTGGCCGCGAGCGTTGCGCGCACTGCCTCGTCTGGTGCACCCGTGATTTTTGTACTACCGAAACGCTCGAGCAGGATGAATTTGATCTCACCTGCTTCAGCTTTCTTGTCGACCTTCATCAAGTCGATATACCGATCCGCGCCGAGCGCCGGCGCCTTGACCGGCAGCTTCGCCGCGGCAATCAACCGCGTGAGGCGCTCACGTGAGGTTTCATCGAGCTGGCCGAGGCGCACCGACAGATCCGCTGCCATCACCATGCCGCAACCGACTGCCTCGCCATGCAGCCATTCACCGTAGCCAAGGCCAGCCTCAATTGCGTGACCGAATGTGTGGCCGAAATTGAGAATGGCGCGCAAGCCGCCTTCGCGTTCGTCGGCCGCGACTACCGACGCTTTCACTTCGCACGAGCTCTTCACCGCATGCGCGAGCGCGTTTGGATCACACGCGTTCAAAGCCGCGATGTTCGCCTCGATCCACTCGAAGAACTCGCTATCCGCAATGGCGCCCGTCTTGATCACTTCCGCGATACCCGCGGCAAGTTCGCGCGGCGGCAGCGTCTGCAACGCCCCAATATCAGCGATGACCGCTTGCGGCTGATAAAACGCGCCGATCATATTCTTGCCGAGCGGATGATTGATGCCAGTCTTTCCGCCCACCGACGAATCGACCTGCGCGAGCAGCGTGGTCGGCACTTGGATAAAGGGCACGCCGCGCATGTAGCTGGCGGCGGCAAAACCCGTCATGTCGCCGATCACCCCGCCGCCCAGCGCAATCAGCGTGGTCTTGCGGTCGGCGCGCTCGGTCAGCAGCGCGCTGAAAATCTGGTTGAGCGTCTCAAGATTCTTGTGCGCCTCGCCGTCGGGCAAAACGATGGTCGTGACTTTCTTGCCGAGCGGCGCGAGGGCAGCGCGAAGCGCATCGCCGTAGAGCGGATCGACCGTTGTGTTGGTGACAATGGCGACCGACGAGCCCGCAATATGCGGCGCGTACAGCTCGGCCCGGCCAATCAGCCCGGCGCCAATATGGATGGGATAGGCGCGATCGCCCAGTTCGACGTTGACGGTAATCATGGCGGACATTATGACGTAGCCGGCTTGGCGATGCCGGCCATCTCCAGTTGCATCAACACCATGTTGACGAGGTTATTCACGGTCGGTCGGCCGGTTTCCACGATGAAATGCGCGCACTCCTGATAAAGAGGATCACGCGCCTTGTAGAGCGCCTCCAGCTTGCCGCGCGGGTCGTCGGTCTGCAGCAGCGGCCGGTTCTTATCGCGCCGCGTGCGCTGCCACAATTCGTGCGGCGTGGCGCGAAGGTAGATCACCAGCCCGCGACTCTTCAGATGTTCCCGGTTCTCGGCCCGCAGAATCGCGCCGCCACCGGTTGCCAGCACAATATTTTCGCGCCGCGACAACTCGTCGATCACATCCGCTTCGCGCTGCCGGAAGCCTTCCTCGCCTTCGACCTCCCAGATTACCGGGATGCGGGCACCCGTACGCGCCTCGATTTCGTGGTCGGAATCGATGAAAGAACGCTGTAACCGGCGCGCGACCGCCCGCCCCACGGTGGTCTTTCCAGCCCCCATGAGTCCGACAAAAAATACGTTCGCGTTCGCTTGCCCGGCTTCCAACTCGCTTCCTTGTGCATTGATTCCGGTCCCGATTCTGGTCCCGTTCGTGCGGGAGCTTAAGGGCAAAAGGGCCGCTTTGTCGAGTCGGAAAGGCTTGCCGACGGCCCTCACAGACGCGCCGGAACGATATGTGGGGTAATGAAAATGACCAGTTCGCTGCGTGAATTGCGGCGCGCGGTATGACGAAAAAGCCAGCCTAATACCGGGATTTTACCGAGCAGCGGGACCCTCGTGACATCTTCGCGCTCGTCGGCGGAATATATCCCGCCAATTGCCACCGTGCCGCCGTCCTCCACCTCCACGCGCGTCTGAACGTGCTTGGTGTTGATCGCCGGGCCGGCTGCCGTCTGCTCGCCGACGCTGTCCTTCGATACATCGAGATCAAGGATCACGTGGCCATGCGGCGTAATTTGGGGTTCGACCTCCAGTTTCAGCGCGGCCCGGCGAAACTGCACGCCCGATACGCCATTGCCCACTTTCGCCTGATATGGCAATTCCGTGCCCTGCTCGACCACCGCCTTCACGCGATCCGCCGTGATCACGCGGGGACTCGACACAATCTCGCCGCGGCCTTCGTTTTCGAGCGCGCTCAACTCGACGTTCAGCAGGCGCGTAGCCTGCGCGGCGAATAGCGTCAGGCCGGCGGTCGCGGCGTCGAACCCGCCAATCGGCCGCGCCGATAAATCGAACACAGCTCCGTCCGCGCCCGCTACAAGACCCCGCGCGGTGGAGTCGCCGGTGGGCGTCATCGACAGTTTCACGCCGAGATTGCGCGAGAAACCCGTGTCGCCCTCCACAATGCGCGCCTCGATCATCACTTGCGGCGTGGGCTGGTCGATCCGAGCGATCAGCTCGGCTATCTGCGTGACGCGGGCGTCCAGGTCGGTGACGAACAGCAGGTTGGTGCGGGCATCCGCCATGACAGAACCGCGCTTCGACAACACCCGCTGGCTGCCCGAACCCGTCAGGAGCTTGCGAACGTCATCGGCGCGCGGATAGCGCAGAACAAACGTGCGGCTGGCGAGCGGCTCGAGATCGGCTGCACGGGCGTGCGCTTCATAGCGAAGGCGCTCTCGCGCCGCCAGTTCACTAAGCGGGGCAACCCAGATGACTTCGCCGTGGCGCTCCATTGCCAGGCCGTGCACGTCTAGCAGCGTGTCGAACGCGCGCCGCCACGGCACGTCGACGAGATTCAGCGAGACCAGCCCGCGGATCTTGTCACTCGCGACAATGTTGACGCCTGAGAACTTCGCGAAGGTTTGCAGCACGGCGCTCAAGTCGGCATTTTTCAGGTTCAGCGAGATCGGCTTGCCGTCATCGAGCGACGTGGCTGCAGAGTCTGCCGGACCACGGCTCATACGCTCGACAGGCGGCAACGGGGTCGGCGGCCCTTCTAGCGCAGGCGTGGCATCAAGTGTGTCCACTGGAGCGGGGGTGGCGGACGTTGTGGTTGGCGTCAGCCACGCTGCGTCCTCATCGGACCCTTTCGCAATAACGGCAGCAGGAACTTCAACCGCGAACTGGTCCGTTGGCAGCGTCTCGGGAAACGGTTCGGGCAGGGGTGGCAAAGGGGGAATTGCGGCGTGCGCGTTGACAGTCCCCAGTAGCAACGCGGTCGCGATGCCACACGCGCAAATTCGCCGCGGCGACGAGAACAGGCCGACGACCGCCGCCCCACGAACAACCGGAAGCACCACGCTCACCGAACGGCTTAACGACCGCAAAAACCGCAGCGTCTTCATGGCCGATCATCCGCGAAACCGATCGTCCGCGCGCCTCCGCCCGGGCGACTGAGCTCGATCGAACGCGAACGCACATTGCCAAGCCGTTCGTCGCCAATCATCTGGCCCGGCAGAAATCCATCGACTCCCGCGGCCGTTTCTACCAATGCCATCGCACGACGCCGCGCACGCAAAGTGCCGACAAGAAGCATCGCGCCTCCATCACCCACGCCCGCGCCGTTCTTCACACCAAATGGATCGATAGCAAACGCGTCCCGGCGCGACGGCTCCGGCCGCGCGATCGCCGGCAGGTCCTCGAATACTCTGAGCGTAGCTTCCAGGGAAAGCGCATTCGCCACTCGTTTCATTTGCACGTCTGCCGGAACGACGAGTCTAGGCAGCCCTTCCAGCGCGTCGAGAAACCGCCGGATCTCACCGAACGAACCTTCGGCGCGAAATTTCAGCGGCCGCTCGATCTCGAGCCCGTTACCTTTTTGCGCCGCCGGTTCAATCATGCCAATCCGCAAGCCGCTCTGAGCGGCGAGCGCAGTCAGCTCGTGAAGTGCGTCGGCGACGGTCCAACGGGCGAGCGGTGGACCATCGCCTGAACGCGCGCGCATGCCGGGCAGCTGCGCAGTCATTGCTCGTGCGCGGTCGAGGCGCTGCTGCGCGTCGTGCGACGCCAAACGGCTCGCTTCCGCGCCGCTGAGATCGGAGGACCGCCACAAGGACACGCCGCCGGCAAATACCAGCACGGCAATCACGACGCCACTGAGCGCGATCCGGTAACCGCTCCAGGCATCCAGAGGCTGTAGCAATTGAAATCCGTGGGAAGATTTAGCGAGGCGGTTCATTGCACGCTCCGGCCGGCGGCTTTCGGCTTCGACGACGCTTCTCGCTTAGCGGCCTTTAGCAGCTTGGGCGCTGCGTCCCCGCCGATGCTCTGCGTCCAACGCACGACCGCGATGAAATCGTAAGGGCTCGTCTTGTCCGGCGCATTCACCGCGCCGGGTCGCACGACAGCGACTGCCGTGGGCCTTACAGCAGCCACCCGTTGGCGCATTTCCACGATCTCCACGGCCCGTACGCCCGTCACTTTTTCAAGCGCTTTCAGCCACGCGGCAGCCGTGTGTGAATCTGGCGCACTGGCGGCAAGCTCCACTTCGCTCACGCGCTGCGTCACCCGCTGCAAACCGATATTCCCTTGCGGTGTCCCGCGTGCGAGCGCGTCGAGCAGGCCGAGAAACCGGGCGCGCGGCTCCGCTAGTGGTGCGGCGACGCTCTGTGCCCTCTGCTCCAGCGCTCGCCGCTCGACCAGACGGGCATGCTCTGCGACCGGCGCACTTAATTGCCGCAGCGCCACGTCGAGCGAGTCTCGTTTCTCTTCTATACGCACCCGCTCCAACGCATCCCAGCCCGCCACTGCGCCGACCGCAGCACATCCGGCCAGACCGGCGCCCGCGAGCAGCGCGAGCGCACGGTTGCGGGCTCGACGCCGCGCCCCCGACCGGTACGGCAGCAGATTGAAGGCATGCAAACTGATCGCGCTCATGGCGTCACCTCACGCAGCGCAAGTCCCATTGCCACTGCAAACAGCGGCGAATGCGCGAGACGTTCGTCCACTCGCTGTGCGCCGTTGCAAAACGGTGCGCATTCAAACGGCATGACCGGGCAGCCGAACAACGCGGCCAGCATTGACGTAGAAACGCCTGCGCGATCGAGAAGATCGATATCCCCGCCGATATAAATCCAGTGCACACGCGGATCGTCGCCGAGCAGATCCGTTAGAGCTTCAGCCGCGCTTGAGTACTCCGGCGACGGGTAACGGACCTCGTTCTCCACGCCATCCGCACCGACAAGCCACGCGTGCAGTCCCGCGCTTTCCACCCAGCACGCGATGAACCGTTCCAGCGGATCAATCTCCATAGCTGCCGAATAACGCAAGGCGCGCAGCGCCGCGCCCGGTTCACCATCGATCGCACTCAACACAATGTTCGCGGCCGCCGCCGTTTCCATGCGCGACTCCACGTATTGCCGCCCGGTGGCTGCAATCCATACTTCAGCGCCGCCGTTCTCGAGCGCCTGGATAGACCAGTCGACCGCCAGCGCGCCGCGCTCGATCCCCGCCACGCGTTCGGCTTCT
This window of the Caballeronia sp. SBC1 genome carries:
- a CDS encoding shikimate kinase, producing the protein MGAGKTTVGRAVARRLQRSFIDSDHEIEARTGARIPVIWEVEGEEGFRQREADVIDELSRRENIVLATGGGAILRAENREHLKSRGLVIYLRATPHELWQRTRRDKNRPLLQTDDPRGKLEALYKARDPLYQECAHFIVETGRPTVNNLVNMVLMQLEMAGIAKPATS
- the pilM gene encoding type IV pilus biogenesis protein PilM, whose amino-acid sequence is MGTETLLRGSVLTVTRRFAAGIDITEGAVRLAVVSKRLQANRPVCVERLEEVLLEPGVVIGGDFIDRAAISAALCEAFSRLPARGALRSLRCAMALPASATLTTRVPLSRLTQTSQVSISATAGRDPRGLLEPAVLAEAERVAGIERGALAVDWSIQALENGGAEVWIAATGRQYVESRMETAAAANIVLSAIDGEPGAALRALRYSAAMEIDPLERFIACWVESAGLHAWLVGADGVENEVRYPSPEYSSAAEALTDLLGDDPRVHWIYIGGDIDLLDRAGVSTSMLAALFGCPVMPFECAPFCNGAQRVDERLAHSPLFAVAMGLALREVTP
- the aroB gene encoding 3-dehydroquinate synthase, which translates into the protein MITVNVELGDRAYPIHIGAGLIGRAELYAPHIAGSSVAIVTNTTVDPLYGDALRAALAPLGKKVTTIVLPDGEAHKNLETLNQIFSALLTERADRKTTLIALGGGVIGDMTGFAAASYMRGVPFIQVPTTLLAQVDSSVGGKTGINHPLGKNMIGAFYQPQAVIADIGALQTLPPRELAAGIAEVIKTGAIADSEFFEWIEANIAALNACDPNALAHAVKSSCEVKASVVAADEREGGLRAILNFGHTFGHAIEAGLGYGEWLHGEAVGCGMVMAADLSVRLGQLDETSRERLTRLIAAAKLPVKAPALGADRYIDLMKVDKKAEAGEIKFILLERFGSTKITGAPDEAVRATLAASV
- a CDS encoding fimbrial assembly family protein; translation: MSAISLHAFNLLPYRSGARRRARNRALALLAGAGLAGCAAVGAVAGWDALERVRIEEKRDSLDVALRQLSAPVAEHARLVERRALEQRAQSVAAPLAEPRARFLGLLDALARGTPQGNIGLQRVTQRVSEVELAASAPDSHTAAAWLKALEKVTGVRAVEIVEMRQRVAAVRPTAVAVVRPGAVNAPDKTSPYDFIAVVRWTQSIGGDAAPKLLKAAKREASSKPKAAGRSVQ
- the ugpB gene encoding sn-glycerol-3-phosphate ABC transporter substrate-binding protein UgpB gives rise to the protein MSSRKLLAGAVSIAAVFAFGASQAQAATEIQFWHAMESALGERVNDIANDFNASQSDYKIVPVFKGSYDQTMAAGIAAYRSGNAPAILQVYEVGTATMIQAKKAVIPVSDVFKQAGVPLDEKAFVPTIASYYSDSKTGHLISMPFNSSTPVLYYNKDAFKKAGIDPTQPPKTWSELEADAKKLKAIGMCGYSSGWQSWIQLENYSAWHGLPFASENNGFDGTNAVLEFNKPLQIAHIQFLQNMAKEGTFTYVGRKDEAVSKFYSGDCGILTNSSGSLANIKKYAKFNFGTGMMPYDASVKGAPQNAIIGGASLWVLSGKDPATYKGVAKFLAYLSSPAVAAKWHQDTGYLPVTKAAYELTQKQGFYEKNPGADTGIKQMLNKPPLPFTKGLRLGNMPQIRTIIDEELEQVWAQKKTPKDALDSAVSRGDDLLRRFEKAGS
- a CDS encoding deoxyguanosinetriphosphate triphosphohydrolase, producing MSDKTFQFSSITPTSFALEAHLAPYAAHSAESRGRRFEEKPPVARTEFQRDRDRIVHSTAFRRLEYKTQVFVNHEGDLFRTRLTHSLEVAQIARSVARNLRVNEDLVEAISLAHDLGHTPFGHAGQDALNECMRDHGGFEHNLQSLVVVDELEEHYGAFDGLNLCFETREGILKHCSRENALQLGALGERFLNRKQPSIEAQIANVADEIAYNNHDVDDGLRSGLITLDQLADVALWQTHYEAARGEYPNIEGRRLIHETIRRIINTLIVDLIESTSENLARLNPQSVDDVRDAPALVTHSETVAAQATELKRFLYKNLYRHYQVMRMANKAGLVVSGLFKAFNDDPRLLPPAYQARGPIAEESANDPRGSETASGSTQARLIAHYIAGMTDRYALKEYGRLFVIDDN
- a CDS encoding type IV pilus secretin PilQ codes for the protein MKTLRFLRSLSRSVSVVLPVVRGAAVVGLFSSPRRICACGIATALLLGTVNAHAAIPPLPPLPEPFPETLPTDQFAVEVPAAVIAKGSDEDAAWLTPTTTSATPAPVDTLDATPALEGPPTPLPPVERMSRGPADSAATSLDDGKPISLNLKNADLSAVLQTFAKFSGVNIVASDKIRGLVSLNLVDVPWRRAFDTLLDVHGLAMERHGEVIWVAPLSELAARERLRYEAHARAADLEPLASRTFVLRYPRADDVRKLLTGSGSQRVLSKRGSVMADARTNLLFVTDLDARVTQIAELIARIDQPTPQVMIEARIVEGDTGFSRNLGVKLSMTPTGDSTARGLVAGADGAVFDLSARPIGGFDAATAGLTLFAAQATRLLNVELSALENEGRGEIVSSPRVITADRVKAVVEQGTELPYQAKVGNGVSGVQFRRAALKLEVEPQITPHGHVILDLDVSKDSVGEQTAAGPAINTKHVQTRVEVEDGGTVAIGGIYSADEREDVTRVPLLGKIPVLGWLFRHTARRNSRSELVIFITPHIVPARL
- the pilO gene encoding type 4a pilus biogenesis protein PilO → MNRLAKSSHGFQLLQPLDAWSGYRIALSGVVIAVLVFAGGVSLWRSSDLSGAEASRLASHDAQQRLDRARAMTAQLPGMRARSGDGPPLARWTVADALHELTALAAQSGLRIGMIEPAAQKGNGLEIERPLKFRAEGSFGEIRRFLDALEGLPRLVVPADVQMKRVANALSLEATLRVFEDLPAIARPEPSRRDAFAIDPFGVKNGAGVGDGGAMLLVGTLRARRRAMALVETAAGVDGFLPGQMIGDERLGNVRSRSIELSRPGGGARTIGFADDRP